The proteins below come from a single Epinephelus moara isolate mb chromosome 19, YSFRI_EMoa_1.0, whole genome shotgun sequence genomic window:
- the ecd gene encoding protein ecdysoneless homolog: protein MDALQRRMIQEDMVQYKLFSIQPDGSASQQTEEHLTHLVEEILAKVAPLLIQYIWQHQAFNLKYHPEKGGVPAHIGGSTQFGDNVEDEWFIVYLLQQITQAFPELAARVEDNDGEFLLIEAADYLPKWLNPDTSENRVFLYRGEFHILPRPSKSSPVGVSKDVVPTVPQALALLSTHPEACQASPKICSALRKRLEGYPEKIKTGLHHAHCFIPAGIAMVLAQRPDLVAPAVSAFYLRDPIDLQACRSFKTFPPDTRVLTSVTFTRCLYAQLQQQQFTPDRRSGFTLPPTSHPQYKAHELGMKLAHGFEILCSKCRLPSSEPDAPISCNPQWKGFMDSLKRNDYFRGELEGSAHYRELTRSAENFFKLSVASKSSALSPGEEVLQLLHSCSPFNLEDLKKQESQLPQEDSDSWLDITTQDLERMLQERSGGRADVGSQNSSSTKQTQHGGGAGERKKEMQDNKEEEEAGYSLVAVSQGMKSFLNAMSSHEGAELPWSSSTQPFSFEPDAMASALDRLLGGKEEELDSDDLDDDDDDDDDEGDDEKEEEEEEKEEGSSGHSEMNGTEALEGLRRYMDEMDEELMSTNIGQSFNVTNKAGLDNGSPRPSATDGVPRHGEVEETEEEIQPLDVDLNLVANLLESLSCQAGLAGPASNLLQSLGIHLPPNSDPS from the exons ATGGACGCCCTGCAGAGGAGAATGATTCAGGAAGACATGGTTCAGTACAAGCTTTTCTCGATCCAGCCAGACGGTTCAGCTTCACAGCAGACTGAGGAGCATCTCACACATCTAGTGGAGGAGATTTTGGCAAAGGTTGCCCCACTCCTTATACAATACATCTGGCAGCATCAGGCATTCAACCTCAAGTATCATCCTGAGAAAG GTGGTGTCCCTGCTCACATTGGAGGGAGCACTCAGTTTGGGGACAATGTGGAGGACGAGTGGTTTATTGTTTACCTCCTTCAGCAGATCACACAGGCTTTCCCAGAGCTCGCAGCCAG AGTTGAGGACAATGATGGGGAGTTTCTTCTGATTGAAGCAGCAGATTACCTTCCCAAGTGGCTGAATCCGGACACCAGCGAAAACAGG GTCTTCCTCTACAGGGGAGAGTTTCATATTCTTCCCCGTCCCTCCAAATCCAGTCCAGTGGGAGTCTCAAAAGATGTGGTACCAACTGTGCCACAAGCTCTAGCACTGCTCTCCACCCACCCAGAGGCCTGTCAGGCGAGCCCTAAGATTTGTTCAGCCCTGAGGAAGCGATTAGAGGG GTACCCAGAGAAGATTAAAACCGGCCTCCATCATGCCCACTGCTTCATACCTGCAGGTATTGCCATGGTGTTAGCACAACGACCAGACCTGGTCGCTCCTGCAGTGTCAGCGTTTTACCTCCGGGACCCAATAGATCTGCAGGCGTGTCGAAGCTTCAAGACCTTCCCTCCTGACACAAGAGTCCTCACCTCG GTGACATTCACCCGTTGCCTGTACgcccagctgcagcagcaacagttcaCCCCTGACCGGAGGAGCGGCTTCACCCTGCCTCCTACCTCTCATCCTCAGTACAAAGCCCATGAGCTTGGCATGAAACTG GCCCATGGCTTTGAGATCCTGTGCTCTAAGTGCAGGCTGCCATCATCAGAGCCTGATGCCCCCATCAGTTGTAACCCTCAATGGAAGGGCTTCATGGACAGTCTGAAAAGGAACGACTACTTCAGG GGAGAACTGGAAGGTTCGGCTCATTACAGAGAACTGACAAGATCTGCGGAAAACTTCTTCAAGCTGTCTGTCGCTTCAAAATCGAG TGCTTTGTCCCCGGGTGAGGAGGTTctccagctgctgcacagcTGCAGTCCTTTCAATTTGGAGGATCTGAAGAAACAAGAGTCACAGCTCCCCCAAGAGGACA GTGACAGCTGGCTGGATATCACAACTCAGGATTTGGAGCGTATGTTGCAGGAGAGGAGCGGGGGGAGAGCTGATGTTGGCAGCCAAAACTCCAGTTCCACCAAACAGACACAACATGGTGGAGGTGCAGGGGAGAGGAAAAAGGAGATGCAGGACaacaaggaggaagaggaggccgGTTACAGCCTGGTGGCAGTTAGTCAGGGGATGAAGAGCTTCCTCAACGCCATGTCGTCGCATGAGGGTGCTGAACTGCCCTG GAGCAGTTCAACTCAGCCTTTCAGTTTTGAGCCTGATGCCATGGCCAGCGCACTGGACAGACTACTAG GAGGGAAAGAAGAAGAGCTAGATTCAGATGAtctagatgatgatgatgatgatgatgatgatgaaggtgatgatgaaaaagaagaggaggaggaagagaaagaagaggggtCCTCTGGTCACTCAGAGATGAATGGGACGGAAGCTTTGGAGGGTCTCAGGAGATACATGGATGAAATGGATGAGGAGCTGATGAGCACTAATATAGGACAAAGCTTCAATGTGACG AACAAGGCAGGCTTGGACAATGGTTCCCCTCGTCCCTCTGCCACAGACGGTGTCCCGCGACATGGAGAGGTGgaagagacagaagaggagatCCAGCCTCTGGACGTCGACCTCAATCTGGTCGCAAACCTGCTGGAGTCCCTCAGCTGCCAGGCCGGGCTGGCCGGACCGGCTTCAAACCTGCTGCAGAGTCTGGGTATTCACCTCCCGCCCAACTCTGACCCCTCATAA
- the fam149b1 gene encoding protein FAM149B1 isoform X1 — MISRYSRRPVSHKLEIRGLSRSSLDHHPLPEEADDNQTPQRYLHDLQEAVSAHNSSETSAASGHSDCPTVISVDSSQSWSGIHSSTGTGISTERSSVFSWGYDEFDKAASRQVQQMFEEIDKELYEGRGSGGGILQGLQDECQQWATRFPHLRILGTQLMSPCDEGFQWYATSGRGSSAISPSAGKESSVKSQEKDKSGTELNVQGRRAMMIRSSSAELDEAPGTSSGPSSHDKQRVIEVEGLMEEYLAFDSRDLEDEWEQDCSESGRRHHCLPPVSPYRCRRQAVLDLLFDDVWRQLVGWMKELVQRHWECCTSNDEKISGNLSPVQQDSQNPFMLLSMLPTMLPKLGQSRVPPLTAGLQFQNTKSKGSKHKSRRKSKKQKRPSTAGRVPVGAAVTQHNLNDLIVIHSIPLQQRNLGVLDRNQEPEERAPHRPGSSVVPSSKPRPRRTLEQSSSSLSRPAQSARRRNPPPRTLLPLVPSQSQASAAGSMDEVIRGTRLPTANDRLTSPLLPLSRNTLLPPISTGDPESSHSGQQSKPAQRQKGPSSRAHSAINDEAGSSIPRDRHHLLDVFSRPNTTHTYRSDTPYRRSFTVLDNIGQGRPGRASVATDSLGIGVTGISLGISSSSFLDSFSHHPLGHSPIKDEEEPDPQAPVPAPLVPVSVPPRSYTRGGISSRASRPGL; from the exons ATGATTTCACGGTACAGCAGAAGACCTGTATCGCACAAACTAGAGAT TCGTGGGTTGTCTCGCAGCAGCCTCGACCACCACCCTCTCCCCGAGGAAGCGGACGATAACCAAACGCCTCAGCGTTACCTCCATGACCTCCAGGAAGCTGTCTCCGCTCACAACAG CTCAGAGACATCTGCTGCCTCCGGCCACTCTGACTGTCCCACCGTCATCTCAGTAGACTCCAGCCAGTCCTGGTCAGGTATCCACAGCTCCACAGGCACTGGCATCTCCACCGAGAGGAGCTCTGTTTTCTCCTGGGGCTACGAT GAGTTCGACAAGGCGGCGTCACGGCAGGTGCAGCAAATGTTTGAGGAGATCGACAAAGAGCTGTACGAGGGGAGAGGCAGCGGGGGAGGGATACTCCAGGGGCTGCAGGATGAATGTCAGCAGTGGGCCACACGTTTCCCACATCTTCG GATTCTGGGGACTCAGCTGATGTCTCCCTGTGATGAGGGCTTCCAGTGGTATGCTACTTCAGGGAGAGGCAGCTCTGCTATCAGCCCATCAGCAGGCAAAGAGAGCAGTGTGAAATCCCAGGAGAAAGATAAGAGTGGCACAGA GTTAAACGTGCAGGGCAGGAGAGCAATGATGATCAGGTCCTCCTCAGCAGAGTTGGATGAGGCTCCTGGCACCTCCAGTGGCCCCAGCAGTCATGACAAGCAGAGAGTGATTGAGGTCGAGGGTCTGATGGAGGAGTACCTGGCTTTCGATAGCAGGGACTT GGAGGACGAGTGGGAGCAGGATTGTTCAGAGTCGGGTCGGCGGCATCACTGTCTGCCCCCTGTCTCTCCATACCGGTGTCGCCGTCAGGCTGTTCTCGACCTGCTGTTTGATGATGTGTGGCGACAGCTGGTTGGCTGGATGAAAGAGCTGGTTCAACGCCACTGGGAATGCTGCACCTCAA ATGATGAAAAGATTTCTGGGAACTTGAGCCCCGTGCAGCAAGACTCCCAGAATCCCTTCATGCTGCTCTCCATGCTGCCCACGATGCTGCCTAAACTCGGCCAGAGCAGGGTGCCCCCGCTCACAGCTGGCCTGCAGTTCCAG AACACAAAGTCAAAGGGCTCAAAGCACAAGTCCAGACGGAAATCCAAAAAGCAGAAAAGGCCTTCCACT GCTGGAAGGGTCCCAGTaggagcagcagtgacccaGCACAACCTGAATGACCTCATCGTGATCCACAGCATCCCCCTGCAGCAGAGGAACCTGGGTGTGCTGGATAGAAACCA GGAGCCAGAGGAGCGGGCGCCTCACAGACCAGGCTCCAGCGTGGTCCCCTCCAGCAAACCTCGCCCTCGCCGAACCCTGGAACAGAGCTCTTCCTCGCTGTCCCGCCCGGCACAATCTGCGCGACGCAGAAACCCTCCTCCCCGGACCCTCCTGCCACTGGTCCCCAGCCAGAGTCAGGCCAGCGCAGCGGGATCCATGGATGAGGTCATCCGCGGGACACGTTT ACCCACAGCCAACGACCGCCTGACATCTCCGCTGTTGCCTCTGAGCAGGAATACACTCCTTCCTCCCATCAGCACCGGAGACCCAGAGTCATCTCACTCAGGGCAGCAGTCCAAACCTGCACAG CGTCAGAAAGGCCCGTCCAGCCGCGCCCACAGTGCTATAAATGACGAAGCTGGCAGTTCAATACCAAGGGATCGTCACCACCTGCTGGACGTGTTCTCTCGCCCCAACACCACTCACACATACAGG tcaGACACTCCGTACCGTCGATCCTTCACAGTATTGGACAACATCGGGCAGGGGCGGCCAGGCAGAGCCTCTGTGGCCACAG ACTCTCTTGGAATCGGTGTGACCGGCATCAGTCTTGGCATTAGCAGCTCGTCTTTCTTGGACTCGTTTTCCCACCACCCCTTGGGGCACTCGCCCATCAAAGACGAAGAGGAGCCGGACCCACAAGCCCCCGTCCCAG CTCCACTGGTGCCCGTGTCAGTCCCGCCTCGGTCTTACACACGCGGAGGCATCTCATCCAGAGCCAGCAGACCTGGCTTGTAG
- the fam149b1 gene encoding protein FAM149B1 isoform X2 gives MISRYSRRPVSHKLEIRGLSRSSLDHHPLPEEADDNQTPQRYLHDLQEAVSAHNSSETSAASGHSDCPTVISVDSSQSWSGIHSSTGTGISTERSSVFSWGYDEFDKAASRQVQQMFEEIDKELYEGRGSGGGILQGLQDECQQWATRFPHLRILGTQLMSPCDEGFQWYATSGRGSSAISPSAGKESSVKSQEKDKSGTELNVQGRRAMMIRSSSAELDEAPGTSSGPSSHDKQRVIEVEGLMEEYLAFDSRDLEDEWEQDCSESGRRHHCLPPVSPYRCRRQAVLDLLFDDVWRQLVGWMKELVQRHWECCTSNDEKISGNLSPVQQDSQNPFMLLSMLPTMLPKLGQSRVPPLTAGLQFQAGRVPVGAAVTQHNLNDLIVIHSIPLQQRNLGVLDRNQEPEERAPHRPGSSVVPSSKPRPRRTLEQSSSSLSRPAQSARRRNPPPRTLLPLVPSQSQASAAGSMDEVIRGTRLPTANDRLTSPLLPLSRNTLLPPISTGDPESSHSGQQSKPAQRQKGPSSRAHSAINDEAGSSIPRDRHHLLDVFSRPNTTHTYRSDTPYRRSFTVLDNIGQGRPGRASVATDSLGIGVTGISLGISSSSFLDSFSHHPLGHSPIKDEEEPDPQAPVPAPLVPVSVPPRSYTRGGISSRASRPGL, from the exons ATGATTTCACGGTACAGCAGAAGACCTGTATCGCACAAACTAGAGAT TCGTGGGTTGTCTCGCAGCAGCCTCGACCACCACCCTCTCCCCGAGGAAGCGGACGATAACCAAACGCCTCAGCGTTACCTCCATGACCTCCAGGAAGCTGTCTCCGCTCACAACAG CTCAGAGACATCTGCTGCCTCCGGCCACTCTGACTGTCCCACCGTCATCTCAGTAGACTCCAGCCAGTCCTGGTCAGGTATCCACAGCTCCACAGGCACTGGCATCTCCACCGAGAGGAGCTCTGTTTTCTCCTGGGGCTACGAT GAGTTCGACAAGGCGGCGTCACGGCAGGTGCAGCAAATGTTTGAGGAGATCGACAAAGAGCTGTACGAGGGGAGAGGCAGCGGGGGAGGGATACTCCAGGGGCTGCAGGATGAATGTCAGCAGTGGGCCACACGTTTCCCACATCTTCG GATTCTGGGGACTCAGCTGATGTCTCCCTGTGATGAGGGCTTCCAGTGGTATGCTACTTCAGGGAGAGGCAGCTCTGCTATCAGCCCATCAGCAGGCAAAGAGAGCAGTGTGAAATCCCAGGAGAAAGATAAGAGTGGCACAGA GTTAAACGTGCAGGGCAGGAGAGCAATGATGATCAGGTCCTCCTCAGCAGAGTTGGATGAGGCTCCTGGCACCTCCAGTGGCCCCAGCAGTCATGACAAGCAGAGAGTGATTGAGGTCGAGGGTCTGATGGAGGAGTACCTGGCTTTCGATAGCAGGGACTT GGAGGACGAGTGGGAGCAGGATTGTTCAGAGTCGGGTCGGCGGCATCACTGTCTGCCCCCTGTCTCTCCATACCGGTGTCGCCGTCAGGCTGTTCTCGACCTGCTGTTTGATGATGTGTGGCGACAGCTGGTTGGCTGGATGAAAGAGCTGGTTCAACGCCACTGGGAATGCTGCACCTCAA ATGATGAAAAGATTTCTGGGAACTTGAGCCCCGTGCAGCAAGACTCCCAGAATCCCTTCATGCTGCTCTCCATGCTGCCCACGATGCTGCCTAAACTCGGCCAGAGCAGGGTGCCCCCGCTCACAGCTGGCCTGCAGTTCCAG GCTGGAAGGGTCCCAGTaggagcagcagtgacccaGCACAACCTGAATGACCTCATCGTGATCCACAGCATCCCCCTGCAGCAGAGGAACCTGGGTGTGCTGGATAGAAACCA GGAGCCAGAGGAGCGGGCGCCTCACAGACCAGGCTCCAGCGTGGTCCCCTCCAGCAAACCTCGCCCTCGCCGAACCCTGGAACAGAGCTCTTCCTCGCTGTCCCGCCCGGCACAATCTGCGCGACGCAGAAACCCTCCTCCCCGGACCCTCCTGCCACTGGTCCCCAGCCAGAGTCAGGCCAGCGCAGCGGGATCCATGGATGAGGTCATCCGCGGGACACGTTT ACCCACAGCCAACGACCGCCTGACATCTCCGCTGTTGCCTCTGAGCAGGAATACACTCCTTCCTCCCATCAGCACCGGAGACCCAGAGTCATCTCACTCAGGGCAGCAGTCCAAACCTGCACAG CGTCAGAAAGGCCCGTCCAGCCGCGCCCACAGTGCTATAAATGACGAAGCTGGCAGTTCAATACCAAGGGATCGTCACCACCTGCTGGACGTGTTCTCTCGCCCCAACACCACTCACACATACAGG tcaGACACTCCGTACCGTCGATCCTTCACAGTATTGGACAACATCGGGCAGGGGCGGCCAGGCAGAGCCTCTGTGGCCACAG ACTCTCTTGGAATCGGTGTGACCGGCATCAGTCTTGGCATTAGCAGCTCGTCTTTCTTGGACTCGTTTTCCCACCACCCCTTGGGGCACTCGCCCATCAAAGACGAAGAGGAGCCGGACCCACAAGCCCCCGTCCCAG CTCCACTGGTGCCCGTGTCAGTCCCGCCTCGGTCTTACACACGCGGAGGCATCTCATCCAGAGCCAGCAGACCTGGCTTGTAG
- the dnajc9 gene encoding dnaJ homolog subfamily C member 9 — translation MGLLERCQELFKTSNLYEVLGINKEATEAEIRRSYYKVSLKVHPDRAPEDPQATEKFQVLGKLYAVLSDKEQRAVYDEQGVVDEESDVLSQDRCWEDYWRLLFPKITVQDILEFENKYKGSDEERQDVIQLYVQHQGNMDAITASAMCCSQEDEPRLCSIIQAAIDSGDVEAFPAFTKESDKKKRARRKRADRERQEAEEMQKEMGLGDEDDSLVMMLKQKQKSREQNFNSFLSDLEAKYSKKSEKSQKGKKGKK, via the exons ATGGGTTTGCTCGAGCGCTGCCAGGAGCTCTTCAAGACCTCAAACCTGTACGAGGTGCTGGGCATCAACAAAGAGGCGACCGAGGCAGAGATCCGGAGGAGCTACTACAAAGTGTCGCTGAAAGTGCACCCGGACCGGGCTCCTGAAGACCCGCAGGCTACGGAGAAGTTTCAG GTGTTGGGTAAGCTGTACGCGGTGCTGAGCGATAAGGAGCAGAGAGCTGTTTACGATGAGcagggggtggtggatgaagAGTCTGACGTCCTGAGCCAAGACCGCTGCTGGGAAGACTACTGGAGACTGCTATTCCCCAAG ATTACAGTGCAGGACATCCTTGAATTTGAGAATAAATATAAGGGCTCTGATGAGGAGCGGCAGGACGTAATCCAGCTGTACGTGCAGCACCAGGGAAATATGGACGCCATCACTGCCTCGGCCATGTGCTGCTCCCAGGAAGATGAGCCCAGGCTCTGCAGCATCATCCAGGCTGCCATCGATAGCGGAGACGTCGAGGCGTTTCCAGCGTTTACTAAGGAGAGTGACAAGAAGAAGAGGGCTCGCAGGAAGAGG GCTGACAGAGAGCGACAAGAAGCAGAAGAAATGCAGAAAGAGATGGGGCTCGGTGATGAAGACGACAGTCTTGTGATGATGCTAAAG CAAAAACAGAAGTCCAGAGAGCAGAATTTCAACAGTTTCCTGTCTGACCTGGAAGcaaaatactccaaaaaaaGCGAAAAGTCccaaaaaggaaagaaaggaaaaaagtga